The stretch of DNA CCGGAAAGAGCGCCCATGCCCTCAAGAAGAGCCGCGGTGTCGTCGGTAGCACTCGGACCGCCGAGCGCTCCGTCAGCCGGCGCCGCCCACCCGGTGAGGGCAAGACGGCCCAGAGCCTCAAGCTGCCCCTGCGCGAGACTGGCAGCAGCACCTCGCGCCGCGAGACGATTCCGGACGAGGCCGCCGCCACCTATCGTCAGGGGCACCGCCGCAAGACGGTGGCCACCGAGGAGGCCGCCGCCTACCGCCGCGAGGAGCGTCCCAAGGTCCCGCGCAACGAGGCGAAGCAGCGCCAGGAGGCGCGCAGCAAGCGCGGCTCACCCGTCCAGGGCCGCAAGAAGGCCCCGAGCGAGATGGACATCACCCGCCAGGGCGGACCGCGCAAGCGTCTCCCCCTCCACGGCGGTTGAGTCACCGGGCACGCTCAGCCCCTCTTGCCACCGGCCGGGGGGGCCTTGCCCTTCCTGGCGGCGCCCTTCTGGACCTTGTCCTTCATGCCGGCCGGCTCGATGCCGGCCGCGATGGTCCGCAGTGCGTCCGCCAGATCCTTGCTCGATGGGGCGCGCGCTGGATCCACCAGCCACTGCATCAGCAACCCGCTGAGGAGGGCCTGGTAGAACGAACCGACCGCCCATGCCTTCCTGTCGGTGGTGGCATCCAGGCCCTGGAACATCCGGGCCAGATGGACGCGCCCCGACTCCAGACCGATGGCGAGCTGCTCGCGGACCTCCGGCACGTGCCCGGCGCTCGCGAAGACCTCGAGGTTCGCGGACACCATCTGCCGGTGCGTGGCGAACGACTCGAACACGTGCTTCCAGATGGCCTCGAACCGCTCCAGGGGCGTGGCCTCGGCCTGGACCTCGGCGGCCAGCGCGCGCAGCATCTCCTCGCCCCACTCGTCGCACGCGTGGAGGAGCGCCGCATTCAACAGCGCCTCGGTGGATTTGAAGTGATAGCCGATCGCCGCCAGGCTCGTTCCCGCCGCGGCGGCGATGTCGCGCGCCGTCGTCCGCGCGTACCCCTTCTCGTACAGGCAGCGCCTGGCCCCCGCGAGCAGATCCTCACGATTTCCCATGGGTGGGAGCATACCCGATATCGGCACAAACGTCTTGGACACTTGTCCTAGACTTATGTCCAAGACATTTGTACAAATGTCTCACCCACCATGAAAATCGCCATCGTCGGTCCCGGTGCCATTGGCAGTACTTTCGCTTTTCACCTCGCTCGCGCGGGTCACGACGTGACGGTCGTCGCGCGCGGCGCACGCCTCGCGCGGCTCGAGCAGGATCGCGCCATCGTCACCACGGAGGGGCAACGCGCGCCGGTCGAGGTGAGTGCCGCGCTCGACACCACCACCCCGTGGGATCTGGTGCTGGTCTCCGTGCTCGAATCACAGGTCGATGCGGTGTTGCCCGCGCTGCGACACAGCGCCGCGAAGCAGGTGATGTTCATGTTCAACACCTTCGCGCCGCTCGACCGGCTGCGCGACGCGGTGGGGGCTCACCGCTTCGTCTTTGGCTTTCCAGCCATCCTCGCCGAGCTCAAGGAGGGCAAGCTCAAGTCCCACGTCATCCCCCGCTCGTTCTCCGCGCTGCAGCTCACCATCGTGACGGACCCCGCCTGGGCCGAGCACTTCTCGAAGGCCGGAATCCCCACCGACACGCAGCCCGACATGCACAGTTGGTTGCGGACCCACGCGGCCGTGGTGGTGCCCGTGATGCTCACCGCGAACCGTGCGCACGAGCGCGGGTCTGGGCTCTCGTGGAAGGAGTCGCGCGAGCTCGCGCTCTGCCTGGCCGAGGGGTTCGCGCTCGTTCGCTCACTCGGTCATCCGGTGACGCCCTCGAACCTGGCGATCCTCGGCAAGCTACCGGCTCCGGTCACCACGCTCGGGCTGTGGATGCTCAGCCGCCACCCCTTGATGGCCTCACTCGGAGGACATGGGTCCGGGGAGGCGCGCACGCTGATCGACGCCATGGTCGCCGCCGCGCCAGCGCGAAGCACGAGGCTCCAGTCGCTGCGGCCGTGATGCCAGCCCGGCCTCCAGAGGTTTCGTCCCCAGGTTCGCGGGGCTCAATCCGGCATGGTGTCGAAGGCCGGAAGGTCCGGCGGTAGCGCGACCCAGGCCGGGCGAGCGCGATTGAAGATCGCGACCTCTGGATGGAAGGATGACGGATCGTCCAGGGAGCCTGCATAGATCGTGTGGGAATCGTCCTTGCCGACCTCTCCCCCGAACACGAGCCCGCCGCAGACAGGACAGAAATTGCGCACGGCGTCACCGCCCTTGAAGGACTTTGACCGGAACTGCCGTGTCTCGCCGCTGAAGCGAACCGCGGAGCTCGCGAACCCCATGAAGGGGATGAACCCCGAACCAGAGGCTTTCCGGCAGTCGGCGCAGTAGCAACAGCCAGTGAACAACGGCTTCCCCTCGGCTTCGTACCGCACCGCGCCGCAGAGACAACCGCCCGTGTAACGAACCCCGATTTCACCCATTCCTGGGTTCTACCGGGCGTCCAGTTCGCGGACAATCTCAGCGCTCGGCGAGGTCGGCGCTCTGCAGGTACGGGGACGCGTCGACAATCGATTCCGCGGTCCAACCCCGGTTGGTGCCGTGGCCCTTCTCGTCGCAATCGCCGTCGGTGTGGATGCCCACCAGATGGCCTTGGCGGTTGAGCACGCCCGCGCCGGAGCTCCCGACCAGGGTGTCCAGGTCCGAGTAGTAGACAAGCCGGTTGCATGAGGCCAGGAAGCTGCCTTCGGCGATGACCTTGGGCCGGCCCCGGGGGTGCTGGATGATGGCCAACCGCTCGCTGCTCCGGGTCGTCAACGAGACCGGCGTGACCGCGGGAAGCGCGTCGGGCTTGATGAGCGCATAGTCGGGGTCGAGCGATTGCTCGATGACGGAGCCCTCGACCACCAGCGGGTCGCCGTCGGGCTCGTTCTCGAAGTTGAAGACCAGCAGCGACCGGTCTCCGAGCCCGACACAGTGACCCGCGGTCAACACCACCGGTCCCGCGCTCGCATCGATCAGCGTTCCGGTGCAGCGTCCGTCGATCAGGACGACCGCGTCTTCCCTGTCCTGGACGACGTCGGCGAACTCGCCCTGGTAGCTGTTGATGGGGGTGAAATCGAGGGTCGGACCGCACTGCCAGAGGCTGCTCACCTCCGGCTCCTTCGGCTCCTCGCAGACCGGGGGATCCACGGGCACCGCCGTTCCACAGGCCACAACGCCCAGGATGACGGTGCCCGCGAGGAGCGGGCCCCACAGGGTCATGAACGGACCAGGGGGCTGTCGCGCCATCTCAGTAGAGGTAGTTCAGCGCCGTCTTGTCGGAGCTGGTCCACTCGCCGGTCTCGGACGAGCGGAAGCAGGAGTTCATGATCGAACCGCCCACCGTGGCCGTGCTCGACGTGCCGGGGATGAGGATGGCGCCCACGCCCGCGGTGCCCTCGTTGGTGGCGCTGCCACCGCAGCTGATGGAGCGGTTGTAGTAGTCCGAGTGGCGGAAGCCGATCGCGTGGCCGAGCTCGTGGGTGATGACGTGCTCGTTCACGTCAGCGCTGTAGCTCTGCAGGCCGGTGCCGATGTTGATGGTGCCGTAGGGCTTGCCGCCCGAGGGGAAGCCCGCGGAGCCGCCGGCGCCAGACATGGTCGTCGCGGTGATGTTCGCGGTGCAGCCGGTGGTGGGTCCACGCGCGAAGGTGATGCGCAGCCCCAGGCCGTTGTAGTTGGCAATGGCCGCATCGAGACCGGCGCTGAGCCGGCTGTAGCTGTTGAAGGAGGAGGTGGGGTTGACGCAGATCTTCGTCACGGTGGTGCCGACGAGGTTGGTCGTCCGGTACTGCTCCGCGCTCTCCTTGCCGGGCTGGAGCATCTCGCGGGAGGCCTCGAGGGTCACGTGAGCGTCTTGTCCCACGTACACGGCATCCTCGTGGACCATGATGTCGTCGGCCGGAAAGCCGGCCTCGACCAGGTTGGAGATGATCTCCTGCTGCTCGGCCTGCGGGTCGACACCGCAGCCAGCGAGGGCAACACCAGCCAGCAACGCCATGGAAAGCTTACGCATGGGGGCTTCCTTTTCGAGAGACGACGGGGGTTGGACGCTGTCGCCTGGGGGGTTCCAGCCGCGACCGCGCGCCCCTCCATGAGCAACCCTCGGGCCAATACCTGGGTACACCAGAAAACAAGGACTTAGCCGGCAATACCCGCCAGTCCTGGAGCACGGGCGCTCCCACTTTCTGGGATTTCTTGTAAAGAACCCTGACGTTTTCTGGTGAAACATTTGTGGGCTCAAAGGGTTACGCACACGACACCGGACTGTCCGAGTCTCGGACAGGGTGCTTTCCAATCGGACAGTGGGTCCTTACCGGCCAGCGGCCTGGTCCACGAAGCGCTCGGCCAGCGCGCGCCGTGAACTCCCCGTTTCAAGGATCCGAGTGTGCCCGGATGTGCTCCTGGTCCTTGGAATGGGCGTGAATCCACACCCGGTGTATCAAGTCCCACATGCACATGCGCCACTCCACCCTCCCCCTCGCCGCGCTGCTGGGCGCGGCCCTGTCCTTCCTCCCGGGCTGCGAGAGCACGAAGTCGAGCAGCCCTTCCCCTTCCGACACCCGAGCCCAGGAGCCCACCGCCATGAAGGCCGCCGAAGCCTGGAAGCGCGCCCGCGTGGGCGATCGCGTCACCTACTCCTTCTCCGCGACCCAGAGCTCCGAGCCCCGCGGCGGCGGCACCGCGCGCACCCTCGGCGGCCAGTTGACACTGGAGGTGGTGGCCGTGCAGCAACCCTGGGTCTGGGTGCGCCTGGCCTACACCGACGAGGCCGGCAAGCCCCTGTCGCACCCGCGGCTGGCGCAGGATCTGCTCCTGCCCGTGCGAGCGGACACGACGCGTCCGCTCGACGTGCCCTACGCGGGCACGGCCAGCGCCGAGACTCCTTCCAGCGCGGGCCGCACCTGGGAGGCCGTGCGCTACGTCAGCGATCAGCGCCCCGTGGACGGCCCCCTGCGCACGCGCGTGTACGCCAACGAGCCGGGCCCGCTCTACCTCACCCGCGGCCTGCTCGACGCGAACACCACGCTCTCCGGCTTTGGCGCCGCGGGCGGCATCCAGCTCACCCTGCGCGAGCTCCGCGAGGGCTCGGCCGATGCCAACGCCTCCGTGCCCGCGCTGGAGCGGCCCCTGGGTCCGGGCGCGTACTACGACCGGCGCGTGGAGGTGGGCCCCGCGCCCAGCGAGCAGCGCGTGTGCTTCGCCGCCGAGCGTGGCTACCTCCTGCGCACCGAGGGCCCCATCGACACCAACGCCGCCCCCTGCTCCGACTTCTCCCAGGCCGAGCCGGAGCCCCTGGAGGAGGTGCTGTTGAGCCTGCCCATGGAGGCGCTGTCCTCGGGGGACTGGCCTCCCGCCGCCGCCGCGTCCGGCACCCGTGGCACCTTCACCGCGGAGGGCCGCGACGTGCCCGCCCTCATCGAGCAGCGCACCGAGAACTTCGAGGGCGCCCCGCGCGTCTTCTCGGAGACCTACGCGGCCGAGCCGTGGGCCCCGGGGCTCGCGGGCCTGCCCTATGAGGCGCGCTTCCAGCCGCTCGCCAGCAGCACCGAGCGCGAGGTCGCCGGTGGCAAGCGCGAGTCCGAGGGCGGCACGCGGCTCGTACGCTGGGGCTCGTGGCTCGGGGGCCAGAAGTAACAGCGGCCCTCGGCGTCGTCCGCCTCGCGGAGGAACGCCACCTGGCGCGTACAACCGGGCCAGGTGGTGTCCCGTGAACCGCCGTGCCCCCCTTGTCGGCCACTGGATTCACCCCGCGGCCAGGCTTCCGGCAACCAACACACCTGCATCCGGGTACGTACCGGACCGCGAGTTCTTTTCTCTAAGCCATCCGCCGACCGTGGGATCGACCCCGGCGTGGGAGGCACGATGAGAGCAAGATGGGCAGGCGGCGTTGTCATGGGTGCTGCAACGGCGGTCATCCTCGCTTTCAGCGCGGGGGCGCAGGCTCCCACCCAGGACAAACCGAAGGGCCAGGTGAAGCTGCCGGTCCCCCAGCGCGGGGAGACGAGCTTCATCCCGGTCGCGACCGACACCAGCTTCGACGAGATCCACAAGCGAGGCGCCGAGGCCAGGCCCAAGATGATGCAGCGCCAGCGCACCTTGCTTCAGGAGCGCTACAACCTGTCCAATCAACCGGTGAAGGGCGTCACCATGACGCGTGGCAAGCCGGTGCAGGGGGGAGTGCGGGTCAAGCTGCCCTCGGGCGTCACCTGGGATGAGCTGGCGCAGATGGCCCCGGCGGAGATTCGTCAGAAGAAGGTGTGGCCCAAGGGCTTCCTGCCCCTGCCACACCCCTTTCATGAGGAGGGCGGGATGGTGTTCCCGACCTTCCACATCCAGGAGATCCGCCGCCAGGAGGGGCGTGACCTCGAGCGGTTCGACCTCGAGTTCGATCTCGCCGACCACTTCCTGCCCGAGTTCCCGCCCGCCATCTTCCTCACCACCCGCCCGGATCTCGGCGACGTGTCGAAGGGCGAGCTGGTGACGACCCAGAACTTCTACCGGCTCTTCAACGGCATCATCACGCCCAAGCAACTCAATGGGCTGCGGCTGCTGGTGAGCCAGTTTCCCCAGCAGCAGTTCAACCAGACCAACGACCGGCGCAGCATGAAGCCCAGCGCGGGCGTCTCCTGTTTCGACTGCCACGCCAACGGCCATACCAATGCGTCCACCCACCTGGTGGGCGACATCCGCCCGCAGGCCTTCCGCAAGCGCATCGACACGCCGAGCCTGCGTGGCGTGCACAACCAGCGCCTCTTCGGCTCCCAGCGCGCCCTCAAGACGGTGGAGGACTTCACCGAGTTCGAGCAGCGCGGCGCCTACTTCGATGGCGACCCGGTGGTCGCGACGAAGAAGGGACAGAACATCCTCGAGCGCGGCGGTCAGGTGCAAGACATGGCCGAGTTCCAGGAGATGCTCGACTTCCCGCCGGCTCCGAAGCTGGACGTCTTCGGACGGCTCGTCCCCACGCTGGCCTCGGAGTCGGAAACGCGCGGAGAGAAGCTCTTCTTCGGCAAGGGCCGGTGCGCGGAGTGCCACACGCCTCCGCTCTTCAGCGACAACATGATGCACGACCTGAAGGTGGAGCGCTTCTACGAGCCGGTGCTCATCAACGGCCGGATGGCGGCCATGGATGGGCCCATCAAGACCTTCCCGCTGCGCGGCATCAAGGAGACCCCCCCCTACCTCCACGATGGCCGGCTGCTCACACTCGACGACACGGTGGAGTACTTCAACCTGGTGCTGGGCACCCGTCTCACCGAAAGCGAGAAGAAGGATCTGGTGGCCTACCTCTACACGCTCTGAGGCGGGAGAGCTGCCTCCCGCATTGTCCCGTTCGACGGCCGGTCGCGTCATCGTCGTGGACCACCTGCCGTGAATCTGCGCTTGCCCACCGCCTCGCGCTCATATGGAAATGACCGTTTCCTGAACCTCCGAGGAGAACCTCATGAAGAGAGCGGTGGGTCTCGCCCTGGCA from Cystobacter ferrugineus encodes:
- a CDS encoding TetR/AcrR family transcriptional regulator, which encodes MGNREDLLAGARRCLYEKGYARTTARDIAAAAGTSLAAIGYHFKSTEALLNAALLHACDEWGEEMLRALAAEVQAEATPLERFEAIWKHVFESFATHRQMVSANLEVFASAGHVPEVREQLAIGLESGRVHLARMFQGLDATTDRKAWAVGSFYQALLSGLLMQWLVDPARAPSSKDLADALRTIAAGIEPAGMKDKVQKGAARKGKAPPAGGKRG
- a CDS encoding ketopantoate reductase family protein is translated as MKIAIVGPGAIGSTFAFHLARAGHDVTVVARGARLARLEQDRAIVTTEGQRAPVEVSAALDTTTPWDLVLVSVLESQVDAVLPALRHSAAKQVMFMFNTFAPLDRLRDAVGAHRFVFGFPAILAELKEGKLKSHVIPRSFSALQLTIVTDPAWAEHFSKAGIPTDTQPDMHSWLRTHAAVVVPVMLTANRAHERGSGLSWKESRELALCLAEGFALVRSLGHPVTPSNLAILGKLPAPVTTLGLWMLSRHPLMASLGGHGSGEARTLIDAMVAAAPARSTRLQSLRP
- a CDS encoding GFA family protein, which translates into the protein MGEIGVRYTGGCLCGAVRYEAEGKPLFTGCCYCADCRKASGSGFIPFMGFASSAVRFSGETRQFRSKSFKGGDAVRNFCPVCGGLVFGGEVGKDDSHTIYAGSLDDPSSFHPEVAIFNRARPAWVALPPDLPAFDTMPD
- a CDS encoding trypsin-like serine peptidase, whose product is MARQPPGPFMTLWGPLLAGTVILGVVACGTAVPVDPPVCEEPKEPEVSSLWQCGPTLDFTPINSYQGEFADVVQDREDAVVLIDGRCTGTLIDASAGPVVLTAGHCVGLGDRSLLVFNFENEPDGDPLVVEGSVIEQSLDPDYALIKPDALPAVTPVSLTTRSSERLAIIQHPRGRPKVIAEGSFLASCNRLVYYSDLDTLVGSSGAGVLNRQGHLVGIHTDGDCDEKGHGTNRGWTAESIVDASPYLQSADLAER
- a CDS encoding zinc-dependent metalloprotease, with the translated sequence MRKLSMALLAGVALAGCGVDPQAEQQEIISNLVEAGFPADDIMVHEDAVYVGQDAHVTLEASREMLQPGKESAEQYRTTNLVGTTVTKICVNPTSSFNSYSRLSAGLDAAIANYNGLGLRITFARGPTTGCTANITATTMSGAGGSAGFPSGGKPYGTINIGTGLQSYSADVNEHVITHELGHAIGFRHSDYYNRSISCGGSATNEGTAGVGAILIPGTSSTATVGGSIMNSCFRSSETGEWTSSDKTALNYLY
- a CDS encoding DUF6068 family protein, coding for MHMRHSTLPLAALLGAALSFLPGCESTKSSSPSPSDTRAQEPTAMKAAEAWKRARVGDRVTYSFSATQSSEPRGGGTARTLGGQLTLEVVAVQQPWVWVRLAYTDEAGKPLSHPRLAQDLLLPVRADTTRPLDVPYAGTASAETPSSAGRTWEAVRYVSDQRPVDGPLRTRVYANEPGPLYLTRGLLDANTTLSGFGAAGGIQLTLRELREGSADANASVPALERPLGPGAYYDRRVEVGPAPSEQRVCFAAERGYLLRTEGPIDTNAAPCSDFSQAEPEPLEEVLLSLPMEALSSGDWPPAAAASGTRGTFTAEGRDVPALIEQRTENFEGAPRVFSETYAAEPWAPGLAGLPYEARFQPLASSTEREVAGGKRESEGGTRLVRWGSWLGGQK
- a CDS encoding cytochrome B6, which encodes MGAATAVILAFSAGAQAPTQDKPKGQVKLPVPQRGETSFIPVATDTSFDEIHKRGAEARPKMMQRQRTLLQERYNLSNQPVKGVTMTRGKPVQGGVRVKLPSGVTWDELAQMAPAEIRQKKVWPKGFLPLPHPFHEEGGMVFPTFHIQEIRRQEGRDLERFDLEFDLADHFLPEFPPAIFLTTRPDLGDVSKGELVTTQNFYRLFNGIITPKQLNGLRLLVSQFPQQQFNQTNDRRSMKPSAGVSCFDCHANGHTNASTHLVGDIRPQAFRKRIDTPSLRGVHNQRLFGSQRALKTVEDFTEFEQRGAYFDGDPVVATKKGQNILERGGQVQDMAEFQEMLDFPPAPKLDVFGRLVPTLASESETRGEKLFFGKGRCAECHTPPLFSDNMMHDLKVERFYEPVLINGRMAAMDGPIKTFPLRGIKETPPYLHDGRLLTLDDTVEYFNLVLGTRLTESEKKDLVAYLYTL